A single window of Vibrio sp. HB236076 DNA harbors:
- the cydC gene encoding cysteine/glutathione ABC transporter ATP-binding protein/permease CydC, which produces MRELLPFLKLYKKHWFGLSLGMLLALLTLIASLGLLTLSGWFISAAAVAGLTIARQSFNYFLPGGGVRGLAIARTAGRWAERVVSHNATFKLLSDLRIHFFKQLAPLVPGNVSNLRDADILNRLVADVDAMDHVYLRLISPVVIGALGIVFLTVLLSFFDLQLALILGSILTFMLLTWPILFYKLGKTNGAELTLNKAQMRIKALDWLQGYSELILFGAEPIYRQRMLNEQEKLLANQKKHAYLTGLASALLVLVNGLTLVLVVWVAADGINGKAPDPFVAMFAFATMASFEILMPIAGAFQFLGQTLTSARRLNEVIDQTPVVTFPEQDPIILAPHEAEIEFRTIQFRYPGGTEPVINDLSLRFAPGTRNAILGQTGSGKSTLLHLLTRSWDVDQGDIYLAGQPLKSWSEENLRNMISVVSQRVDILNGTLRDNLLLAKPTADDDTFAQCLKQVGLDTLLDNQGLDTWLGDGGRQLSGGEKRRIGIARALLHDAPIMLLDEPTEGLDKQTEQSIMSLLNTHFTNKTVVFITHRLIDLPSMDTIILLENGKVIEQGSHSELASQNGRYAQLIQSL; this is translated from the coding sequence ATGCGTGAACTGCTCCCTTTTCTCAAACTGTATAAAAAACATTGGTTCGGCCTTTCACTGGGTATGTTACTGGCGTTACTGACGCTGATTGCTTCTCTTGGTTTATTGACGTTATCGGGTTGGTTTATCTCAGCTGCAGCCGTGGCTGGGCTTACTATCGCTCGTCAATCCTTTAACTATTTTCTTCCCGGTGGCGGGGTGCGCGGTTTAGCCATTGCTCGCACCGCGGGCCGTTGGGCTGAGCGAGTTGTCAGTCACAATGCAACCTTTAAGCTACTCTCTGATCTTCGCATTCACTTTTTTAAACAACTCGCTCCCCTCGTCCCTGGCAATGTGTCAAATTTAAGAGATGCCGATATCCTCAACCGCTTAGTCGCCGACGTCGATGCCATGGATCACGTTTACTTGCGCTTAATAAGCCCTGTGGTGATCGGGGCCTTGGGCATCGTATTTTTAACGGTGTTATTGTCTTTTTTTGATCTTCAACTCGCCTTGATACTCGGTTCAATTCTCACCTTCATGCTGCTCACATGGCCGATTTTGTTTTATAAACTGGGTAAAACGAATGGGGCCGAGTTAACCCTCAACAAAGCGCAAATGCGAATTAAAGCCCTTGATTGGCTACAAGGTTATAGTGAATTAATCTTATTTGGCGCTGAGCCAATCTACCGCCAACGGATGTTGAACGAACAAGAAAAGTTACTGGCCAATCAAAAAAAACACGCCTACCTCACTGGTTTAGCATCGGCTTTATTGGTATTAGTTAATGGCTTGACCTTAGTGCTTGTCGTTTGGGTAGCGGCTGATGGTATTAACGGCAAAGCACCCGATCCATTCGTCGCGATGTTTGCTTTCGCCACCATGGCCAGCTTTGAAATTTTAATGCCCATTGCCGGCGCCTTTCAGTTTTTAGGCCAAACCCTAACGTCGGCTCGCCGTTTAAATGAAGTCATCGACCAGACACCAGTGGTGACTTTTCCAGAGCAGGACCCTATCATTCTGGCACCGCATGAAGCGGAAATTGAATTTCGAACGATTCAATTTCGCTATCCAGGTGGCACAGAACCTGTCATTAATGATTTGTCGCTGCGTTTTGCCCCAGGTACTCGCAATGCCATTCTCGGCCAGACTGGGTCAGGTAAATCCACCTTACTGCACCTACTCACCCGCTCCTGGGATGTCGATCAAGGCGACATTTATCTCGCGGGTCAACCACTCAAAAGCTGGTCTGAAGAAAATTTGCGCAACATGATCAGCGTGGTCAGTCAACGCGTCGATATCCTCAATGGCACCTTGCGTGATAACTTGCTCCTTGCCAAGCCAACCGCTGATGACGACACGTTTGCCCAATGTCTAAAGCAGGTCGGTCTAGATACCCTACTCGACAATCAAGGCCTCGACACCTGGTTAGGGGATGGTGGTAGGCAACTGTCTGGCGGAGAAAAAAGACGTATTGGAATCGCGCGAGCTTTGCTTCACGATGCGCCCATCATGTTACTCGATGAACCCACCGAAGGACTCGACAAGCAGACTGAGCAATCCATTATGTCACTACTAAACACGCACTTTACCAATAAGACTGTGGTCTTTATCACCCATAGGTTGATTGATTTACCGTCGATGGACACCATAATACTGCTCGAAAACGGTAAAGTGATTGAGCAAGGCAGTCACAGTGAACTGGCTAGCCAAAACGGCCGTTACGCTCAATTAATTCAGTCACTCTAG
- the serC gene encoding 3-phosphoserine/phosphohydroxythreonine transaminase: MDTNANTIFNFSAGPAGLPHDVMVKAQSELVNWNGLGTSVMEISHRSKEFIQVAKEAEQDLRDLLSIPDNYKVLFCQGGARAQFSAVPLNLLGDKAQATYVDAGYWAHSAIEEASKYCQVDVVDAKTTRDGKVAITPASEWAVDQQSAYVHFCPNETIDGVEINDLPVTDKPIVADLSSTILSRQIDVSKYGVIYAGAQKNIGPSGICIVIVRDDLLDLARNVVPSVLNYGLVAEKESMYNTPPTFAWYLSGLVFKWLKEQGGIAAIEEINRQKAQLLYQAIDQSDFYINNIHSDNRSRMNVPFQLAKPELDATFLELADKAGLKSLKGHRAVGGMRASIYNAMTLEGVQALVDFMAKFEQQYA; this comes from the coding sequence ATGGATACCAATGCAAACACCATTTTTAACTTCAGCGCCGGTCCAGCAGGATTGCCACACGATGTAATGGTGAAAGCACAAAGTGAATTGGTCAACTGGAATGGCTTAGGCACGTCTGTCATGGAAATTAGCCATCGCAGTAAAGAGTTTATTCAAGTGGCAAAAGAAGCCGAACAAGACTTGCGTGACTTACTTTCTATTCCTGACAACTACAAAGTCTTGTTTTGTCAAGGTGGTGCGCGTGCGCAATTTTCTGCCGTGCCATTGAACCTACTCGGTGATAAAGCGCAAGCCACCTACGTCGATGCCGGTTATTGGGCACACAGTGCCATTGAAGAAGCGAGTAAATACTGCCAAGTAGACGTGGTTGATGCCAAAACGACTCGAGATGGCAAAGTTGCAATCACACCAGCAAGTGAGTGGGCGGTGGATCAGCAATCGGCTTACGTTCACTTTTGTCCGAATGAAACCATTGATGGCGTCGAAATTAACGATTTACCGGTGACCGACAAGCCGATTGTTGCCGACTTGTCTTCGACGATTTTGTCTCGTCAAATCGACGTTTCAAAATACGGTGTTATTTATGCAGGTGCGCAAAAAAATATAGGTCCATCAGGTATTTGTATTGTCATTGTTCGCGATGATCTACTGGATCTTGCTCGCAATGTCGTGCCAAGTGTACTCAACTACGGTCTTGTCGCAGAGAAAGAGTCGATGTACAACACGCCACCAACGTTTGCGTGGTATTTGTCTGGTTTGGTGTTCAAATGGTTGAAAGAACAAGGTGGCATCGCTGCGATAGAAGAGATCAACCGACAAAAAGCTCAATTGCTTTATCAAGCGATCGACCAATCTGACTTTTATATCAATAACATTCACAGCGATAACCGCTCACGCATGAATGTGCCTTTCCAATTGGCAAAGCCTGAGCTTGATGCAACATTTCTAGAGCTTGCTGATAAGGCCGGTTTAAAGTCACTGAAAGGTCACCGTGCTGTAGGTGGTATGCGCGCTTCAATTTACAACGCGATGACACTAGAAGGCGTGCAAGCTCTGGTTGATTTTATGGCGAAATTTGAGCAGCAATACGCTTAA
- a CDS encoding DUF945 family protein encodes MNKLQKIGAVGGVLALVACWPAVVGKVGEEALRQGVKTLQMNGVQTQVLDYQRGYLSSKMVSQFTVVDPKLLEQLTRDGLPKQWTITSDISHGLFGLTSQSHISDHPDVPISLTTHTQLNGNTQFELDIEQWNYQNDLKGVAFSLQPSQISGSLTVLGGLTYQASVPSIQIAFANGDALKLDNIQGQGAGKQAHGYFVGEQSWSIENSQLTDITSEALAKIQKANYHMVTSFDETEEKLTSVADLSIEHLESLGIDPINALKLRFAINDIDRQALDKTRQLIDRSGEVTSAQLQQLLPALDRLFAQGFEIDLQALSFDVADGEVSAKGVITIPASEDHITKNPFNVLQGMSGQFDSHVTDEVAESYPSLHQTLDELVVMEMVTADKDQYRFKADLKQGKLILSNGKEIPLLAILVPMLE; translated from the coding sequence ATGAATAAATTACAAAAAATCGGTGCGGTGGGCGGGGTGTTAGCCCTGGTTGCCTGTTGGCCTGCTGTGGTTGGTAAAGTAGGTGAAGAAGCCCTGCGTCAAGGCGTGAAGACACTGCAAATGAACGGTGTGCAAACTCAGGTACTCGATTACCAAAGAGGCTACCTTTCATCGAAGATGGTCAGTCAGTTTACTGTCGTTGATCCCAAGCTTCTCGAGCAATTAACTCGCGATGGCTTACCTAAGCAATGGACAATCACCAGTGATATCTCTCATGGTCTGTTTGGCTTAACGTCACAATCTCACATTAGCGATCACCCTGATGTGCCGATCAGTTTAACCACTCATACTCAGTTAAATGGCAACACGCAATTTGAACTTGATATTGAGCAATGGAATTACCAAAACGATCTCAAAGGGGTGGCATTTTCGCTCCAGCCGAGTCAAATTAGCGGCTCATTAACCGTGCTAGGGGGGTTGACCTATCAAGCGAGTGTGCCATCAATTCAAATTGCATTTGCCAATGGCGATGCCCTCAAGCTCGATAATATCCAAGGACAAGGCGCTGGCAAACAAGCACATGGTTATTTTGTCGGTGAGCAATCTTGGTCGATAGAGAATAGCCAACTAACCGACATCACCAGTGAGGCTTTAGCTAAGATACAAAAGGCCAACTACCACATGGTGACTTCATTTGATGAAACGGAAGAAAAGTTGACCAGTGTTGCTGATCTGTCCATTGAGCACCTTGAAAGCTTGGGTATCGATCCGATTAATGCGCTTAAACTGCGCTTTGCCATTAACGACATCGACCGACAAGCATTGGACAAAACCCGTCAGCTTATCGACCGCTCTGGAGAAGTGACATCTGCTCAGCTTCAGCAGTTGCTTCCTGCTTTGGATCGATTATTTGCTCAGGGTTTTGAAATTGATTTACAAGCATTGAGTTTTGACGTTGCAGACGGTGAAGTGTCAGCAAAAGGCGTCATTACTATCCCGGCAAGTGAGGATCACATCACGAAAAATCCTTTTAATGTTTTGCAAGGTATGTCGGGGCAATTTGACAGTCATGTCACTGACGAAGTCGCCGAATCGTACCCAAGTCTACACCAAACTCTAGATGAGTTAGTGGTGATGGAAATGGTGACGGCGGACAAAGACCAATACCGTTTCAAAGCGGATCTTAAACAAGGGAAGTTAATCTTGTCGAACGGCAAAGAAATTCCATTATTAGCGATTTTAGTTCCTATGCTTGAATAG
- a CDS encoding TfoX/Sxy family DNA transformation protein, translating to MIIEYYRDILNSHSIDVKVHSFFGLMSFIHGKILIAIEKNGQLFLQTKGLSQDKINEFGLKSHNEFHCYLDELFLLAEDFSQQPTRYVEVIQLIIEQANLQRSAIIEQKLHALPNLNIHLASLLRKIAITNTEAFFEIGAVDAFYFLKKKLGKDLSIRILWRLAGAELGVRWEVLTDQHKQQLRMMLAEREVSQTLEINQKPIMVEPTYTQHLRSLSEHKLITASMSVKKVNHKGNSDSKKRDLAQNDNAPTN from the coding sequence ATGATCATTGAGTACTACCGAGATATATTAAATTCACATTCTATCGATGTCAAAGTGCATAGTTTTTTTGGTCTGATGAGTTTTATTCACGGTAAGATTCTCATTGCAATAGAAAAAAATGGCCAATTGTTTTTACAAACGAAAGGCTTGAGCCAGGATAAAATCAATGAATTTGGATTGAAGTCACACAACGAGTTTCACTGTTATTTAGATGAACTGTTTTTATTAGCAGAAGACTTTTCACAGCAGCCGACTCGCTATGTTGAAGTCATACAATTAATTATTGAACAGGCTAACCTACAACGAAGTGCAATAATTGAGCAAAAGTTACATGCCTTACCCAATCTAAATATTCATCTTGCCAGTTTGTTAAGAAAAATAGCCATCACGAACACAGAAGCTTTTTTTGAAATTGGCGCGGTGGATGCTTTTTATTTTTTAAAGAAAAAATTAGGCAAGGACTTATCGATAAGAATACTTTGGCGATTAGCCGGTGCCGAACTGGGAGTGCGTTGGGAAGTGTTGACGGACCAGCACAAGCAGCAACTACGGATGATGCTTGCAGAAAGAGAAGTAAGTCAGACCCTAGAGATCAACCAAAAGCCTATAATGGTAGAACCTACGTATACTCAACACCTGCGCAGCCTTTCGGAACATAAGCTGATCACTGCTTCGATGTCAGTCAAAAAAGTAAACCACAAAGGGAACTCGGACTCTAAAAAGCGTGATTTGGCTCAAAATGATAACGCACCAACAAACTGA
- a CDS encoding HDOD domain-containing protein, translated as MEHLSFYWRPDNKQWILESLKQEFAEMIDLAIAAGHVSLPPLPDVVLQIQQLCLEPEVDVDQIRILLMSEPSLAASLIRIANSVMFNRRGIECHDLRVAINRLGILRVRDIITAQAIEQLKTSSRFEPCCQQTLEQSAKASKQLGATMALVVEQYQASDKARFHYFNKEKAFLTGLLADIGLYSLVREYHVYLARGNYLAVELAMALFEHRCGNFSQNVLSCWGFDQDYLDVASNEGQQLDTNHVSYLDIARIAYYLLLFRRQDDSGLEDYQVEFDTTGAQILYQLSNLNEREFEQRLDAVLKSSGL; from the coding sequence ATGGAGCACCTTTCGTTTTACTGGCGTCCCGACAACAAACAATGGATTTTAGAATCATTAAAGCAAGAGTTTGCTGAAATGATTGATCTCGCCATTGCAGCAGGTCATGTCTCTTTGCCACCTTTACCTGATGTCGTACTGCAGATTCAACAATTGTGTTTAGAGCCAGAAGTCGATGTTGATCAGATCCGTATTTTGTTAATGTCTGAACCCAGTCTTGCCGCCTCCTTGATCAGGATAGCCAATTCGGTCATGTTCAATCGTCGCGGTATTGAGTGTCACGATCTGCGAGTGGCGATCAATCGACTGGGTATCTTACGCGTTAGAGACATCATTACGGCGCAAGCCATCGAACAATTAAAAACGTCTTCTCGATTTGAGCCATGCTGCCAACAGACGTTAGAACAAAGTGCCAAAGCATCCAAACAACTCGGGGCGACCATGGCATTAGTCGTCGAGCAATATCAAGCTTCGGACAAGGCTCGTTTCCATTATTTCAACAAAGAGAAAGCGTTTTTAACCGGTTTGTTAGCCGATATTGGTTTGTACAGTTTGGTTCGCGAATACCATGTGTATTTAGCGCGCGGAAATTACCTTGCGGTGGAGTTGGCAATGGCCTTGTTTGAACATCGCTGTGGTAATTTTAGCCAAAACGTACTGTCGTGTTGGGGCTTTGATCAAGATTACCTCGATGTAGCTTCAAATGAAGGTCAGCAACTCGATACCAATCATGTCAGTTATCTAGACATAGCGCGTATTGCTTATTATTTGCTGTTATTTCGACGTCAAGACGACAGCGGACTGGAAGACTACCAGGTTGAGTTTGATACCACGGGTGCCCAAATACTGTACCAATTGTCTAACTTAAATGAGCGTGAATTTGAGCAGCGGCTCGATGCGGTGCTCAAAAGTAGCGGTCTATAA
- a CDS encoding lysine exporter LysO family protein: MYSSMLFIFIPLVVGYLLTFKDPKWRARAGKATQWLIYVILFLMGISITSVDNLAANTSAMLTYSLGYFLVIGGCNLAFLPVVDRFWPVTLEEKRYRPPLIKMAMSSIKLISVVALGGLIGIVMNLPTDAVDSASEFCLYALLFFIGYDLRHSGLSLQQILLNKQGMLLSAIIVLSSMLAGVLMTLFTDVPLFQSLAMASGFGWYSLSGILIGDAYGPVFGGASFILELLRELAAILIIPVFIYRYPSTVIGYAGATAMDFTLPIIQSSGGVRCVPIAIVSGFILSVLVPVLMLFFISLSQGLA, translated from the coding sequence ATGTATTCCAGCATGTTGTTTATCTTTATTCCTTTGGTGGTGGGTTACCTCCTCACGTTCAAGGATCCGAAATGGCGAGCAAGAGCCGGTAAAGCCACGCAATGGCTTATTTATGTCATCTTGTTTTTAATGGGGATCAGCATTACTTCGGTTGATAATCTTGCCGCGAACACCTCAGCCATGTTGACCTATAGCCTCGGTTACTTTTTGGTTATCGGGGGGTGTAATTTGGCCTTTCTGCCTGTCGTTGACCGCTTTTGGCCAGTCACTCTCGAAGAAAAGCGCTATCGTCCCCCGCTGATTAAAATGGCAATGAGCTCGATAAAACTCATCAGCGTCGTCGCGCTAGGCGGCCTCATTGGTATTGTCATGAACTTGCCGACTGACGCTGTTGATAGCGCCAGTGAGTTTTGCCTCTATGCTCTGCTGTTTTTTATCGGTTACGATCTCAGGCACAGCGGCCTTTCACTCCAGCAGATACTGCTCAATAAACAGGGCATGCTGCTCAGTGCAATTATTGTCCTGTCGTCCATGTTGGCTGGAGTACTGATGACCCTCTTTACCGATGTGCCTTTGTTTCAAAGTTTGGCCATGGCCTCTGGTTTTGGCTGGTATTCACTCTCGGGTATTCTTATCGGTGATGCTTACGGACCAGTGTTTGGTGGTGCCTCGTTTATTTTAGAGTTGCTCAGGGAGTTGGCGGCGATTTTGATTATTCCGGTGTTTATTTATCGCTACCCCTCTACTGTAATTGGCTATGCTGGGGCCACCGCAATGGACTTTACTTTGCCTATCATACAAAGCTCTGGTGGGGTGCGCTGCGTTCCTATTGCGATTGTCAGTGGCTTTATTTTAAGTGTATTAGTACCAGTATTGATGTTGTTCTTTATATCTCTTTCTCAAGGATTAGCGTGA
- the panP gene encoding pyridoxal-dependent aspartate 1-decarboxylase PanP, whose amino-acid sequence MVTEHKPVRVDFDSLVRIFTVPEGETSTLTQIERRLSNNLDQFLNDHIVAHEKPLVEIEKHFASTQIPEQAQLVSDHTQHLLDNLVAHSVHTASPRFIGHMTSALPYFLMPLSKIMIALNQNTVKIETSKAFTPLERQVIGMLHRLAYQRDENFYTPFLHSAKHSLGVFCSGGTVANLTALWVARNNAFPADGEQFQGIERDGAVAALRHYGYQDMAILVSERGHYSLAKAADILGIGQRNLIKIKTDHNNKLSLSDLQITLADCQAKNIKVLAVVGIAGTTETGTVDPLNDIATLCQQYQCHFHVDAAWGGATLMSNQYRYLLDGIEHADSITIDAHKQLYIPMGAGMVLFKTPELAQSIEHHAQYILRDGSKDLGAHTLEGSRSGIAMLLYAAMHIISRPGYELLINQSIEKARRFAEMIEAHCDFELTSKPELCLLTYRYAPQVLQRAMKHADFATKEKINCILNELTKQIQKAQRENGNSFVSRTQLNLERYQGQDIVVFRVVLANPLTTNEILSAILDEQVNLANTFCALLAPLREQAQSILDSKASS is encoded by the coding sequence ATGGTGACAGAACACAAACCTGTGCGAGTGGATTTTGACAGTCTTGTACGTATTTTCACTGTCCCAGAAGGGGAAACATCGACGTTAACGCAAATTGAGCGTCGTCTATCTAATAACCTTGACCAATTTCTCAACGATCATATCGTTGCTCATGAAAAGCCGTTAGTTGAGATTGAAAAGCACTTCGCTTCGACTCAGATCCCAGAGCAAGCCCAGTTAGTTTCTGATCATACTCAGCATTTACTCGACAACTTGGTCGCACATTCGGTTCACACGGCATCGCCGCGATTCATCGGTCATATGACGTCAGCGTTGCCTTATTTTTTGATGCCGCTGTCTAAAATCATGATTGCGCTTAATCAAAATACCGTCAAGATTGAGACCTCGAAAGCTTTTACTCCGCTTGAGCGGCAAGTCATTGGCATGTTACATCGCCTTGCCTATCAACGCGATGAGAATTTTTATACGCCATTCCTTCACAGTGCCAAACACTCTCTGGGCGTCTTTTGCTCTGGAGGCACTGTCGCCAACCTCACTGCCCTCTGGGTTGCGAGAAACAATGCATTTCCCGCTGATGGTGAGCAATTTCAGGGTATTGAACGCGATGGTGCCGTCGCTGCACTGCGCCATTATGGTTATCAAGACATGGCGATATTGGTCTCTGAACGCGGCCATTATTCACTCGCCAAAGCCGCAGACATCTTGGGGATTGGCCAACGTAATTTGATCAAGATAAAAACCGATCACAACAACAAATTGTCACTCAGTGATTTACAAATTACCCTAGCAGACTGCCAGGCCAAAAATATCAAAGTCCTTGCCGTTGTCGGTATTGCCGGAACGACAGAAACCGGCACGGTCGATCCGCTCAATGACATCGCCACATTATGTCAACAATACCAATGTCATTTTCACGTCGATGCCGCATGGGGCGGGGCTACGTTAATGTCCAACCAATATCGCTATTTACTTGACGGCATTGAACACGCAGACTCGATAACCATCGATGCCCACAAGCAGTTGTACATCCCGATGGGCGCTGGCATGGTCTTATTTAAAACACCGGAACTGGCCCAGTCGATTGAGCATCACGCGCAATACATTTTACGCGATGGTTCAAAAGACCTAGGCGCCCATACGTTAGAAGGTTCACGCTCAGGCATTGCCATGCTACTTTATGCCGCCATGCACATTATCAGTCGCCCCGGCTATGAACTCTTAATCAATCAAAGTATTGAAAAAGCGCGTCGCTTTGCCGAAATGATTGAGGCTCATTGTGACTTTGAGCTTACCTCGAAGCCTGAATTGTGTTTGTTGACCTACCGTTACGCGCCGCAAGTGTTGCAACGAGCAATGAAGCATGCCGACTTCGCAACAAAAGAGAAAATTAACTGTATTCTTAATGAGTTAACCAAACAAATACAAAAAGCCCAACGCGAAAACGGAAACTCGTTCGTGTCAAGAACCCAGCTCAACTTGGAACGCTATCAAGGGCAAGATATTGTCGTATTTCGCGTCGTGCTGGCCAACCCACTGACCACCAATGAAATTCTTAGCGCGATTCTCGATGAACAAGTGAACTTAGCCAATACCTTTTGCGCTTTACTCGCCCCCTTGCGTGAACAAGCACAGTCAATCCTTGATTCCAAGGCCAGTAGCTAA
- a CDS encoding MurR/RpiR family transcriptional regulator, protein MNTLDKIQKNLDNFSKSERKVAEVIMASPQTAIHSSIATLAKMADVSEPTVNRFCRRLDTKGFPDFKLHLAQSLANGTPYVNRNVEEDDGPDAYTQKIFESTMACLDVAKNTLDPTQINRAVDLLTQAKRISFFGLGASSTVAKDAQNKFMRFNIPITYFDDVVMQRMSCINCTENDVVVLISHTGRTKSQVELALLARENGATVIAITAKESPLDHASSISIRLDVPEDTDVYMPMASRIVQMTVIDVLATGFTLRRGNGFRNNLKRVKEALQDSRYNKLAPNS, encoded by the coding sequence ATGAATACATTAGATAAAATTCAGAAAAATTTAGACAACTTCAGTAAGTCTGAACGCAAAGTCGCAGAAGTGATCATGGCTTCACCACAAACCGCCATCCATTCCAGTATTGCTACGTTGGCAAAAATGGCTGATGTCAGCGAACCGACCGTCAACCGCTTTTGTCGCCGTTTAGATACCAAGGGGTTTCCTGATTTTAAACTCCACCTCGCACAGAGCCTTGCCAATGGCACACCTTATGTCAACCGCAATGTCGAAGAGGACGACGGTCCAGACGCTTACACACAGAAAATTTTTGAATCGACGATGGCCTGTCTTGACGTGGCAAAAAACACCCTCGACCCAACGCAAATCAACCGCGCCGTCGATTTGTTAACTCAGGCCAAGCGCATTTCATTTTTTGGTTTGGGTGCCTCGTCAACCGTTGCCAAAGACGCGCAAAACAAATTTATGCGCTTTAATATTCCGATCACCTACTTTGACGATGTCGTGATGCAACGTATGAGTTGTATTAACTGCACCGAAAACGATGTGGTGGTATTAATTTCCCACACCGGAAGAACCAAAAGCCAGGTAGAATTAGCACTGCTAGCACGAGAAAACGGCGCGACCGTGATTGCCATTACCGCGAAAGAGTCGCCGTTAGATCACGCCAGTTCCATCTCGATTCGCTTAGACGTACCTGAAGACACCGACGTCTACATGCCAATGGCCAGCCGCATTGTACAAATGACCGTTATCGACGTCCTAGCGACTGGTTTTACACTGCGTCGCGGCAATGGATTTCGCAACAATCTCAAACGTGTCAAAGAGGCGCTGCAAGACTCCCGTTACAACAAACTCGCCCCTAATAGCTAA
- a CDS encoding GrxA family glutaredoxin, producing MFAVIFGRPACPYCVRAKEHAETLKAKRDDFNYRYVDIQAEGITKQDLEKTVGKPVHTVPQIFIDQDHIGGCDEFEAYAKANLGLFD from the coding sequence ATGTTTGCAGTCATTTTTGGCCGTCCTGCTTGCCCTTATTGTGTTCGTGCGAAAGAACACGCTGAAACCCTGAAAGCAAAACGCGATGATTTTAACTACCGCTATGTCGACATTCAGGCTGAAGGCATCACCAAACAAGATCTTGAAAAAACCGTTGGTAAACCCGTTCACACTGTGCCACAAATTTTCATTGATCAAGACCACATCGGTGGTTGTGATGAATTCGAAGCTTATGCTAAAGCGAATTTAGGTTTATTCGATTAA